The Felis catus isolate Fca126 chromosome C2, F.catus_Fca126_mat1.0, whole genome shotgun sequence genomic sequence atttgtgtcccagtatgtggtctattctggagaacattccatgtgcactggagaagaatgtgtattcctatgctttaggatgaaatgttctgaatatatctcttaagtccatctggtccagtgtgtcattcaaagccattgtttccttgtggattttctaattagatgatctgtccattgctgtaagtggggtgttgaagtcccctactattatggtattattatcaatgagtttctttatgtttgtcattaattgatttatatatttgggttcctccacatttggtgcataaatgtttacaattgttaggtcgtcttggtggatagaccccttaattatgatataatgcccttcttcatctcttgttagagtctttattttaaagtctagattgtctgatataagtatggctacttcaactttcttttgttgacaattagcatggtagatggttttccatccccttactttaaatctgaaggtgtctttaggtctaaagtgcatctcttgtaaacagtatatatatggatcttgttttcttatccattctgttagcctatgtcttttgattggagcatttagtccattgacatttagagtgagtactgaaagataagaatttattgccatgttgttgcttgtagagttggagtttctgatggtattctctggtcctttctagtctttgttgcttttggttcttccttccttccttccttccttccttccttccttccttcctctctttttctttctttctttttttctttctttttccttcttttttctctctttctttctttctttctttctttctttctttctttctttctttctttctttcttctttctttcttctcccctcagagcgtcccccttaaaatttcttacatggctggtttagtggtcacaaactcctttaatttttgtttgtctaggaaacttttaatctcgccttctattttgaatgacagccttgctggataaagaattcttggctgcatatttttccaagtcagcacattgaatatatcctgccactcctttctggcctgccaagtttctgtggataggtctgttacaaacctgatctgtcttcccttgtaggttgaggactttttttccccttgctgctttcatgattctttcccgagtattttgtgaatttgactatgatatgtcttgttgatggttggtttttgttgaatccaatgggagtcctctgtgcttcctggattttgatatctgtatctttccccaggttaggaaagtttccaCTATGATTTTatcacataacacttctacccctttttctctctcttcatcttctggaaccTCTATCATTCTGATGTTCCTCTTTAATGAGTCagtgagttctctaattcttaaattgtgctctttgcctcagtctccctctttttttctccttcattattctccataagtttgtcctctatattgctgactctctgttctgcctcatccatccttgccaccatggcatccaatTCGAGATTGAagttcagttatagcattttttatttcatcctgactagcttttacttcttttatctccacagaaagggattctaatctatttttgactccagctagtattcttattatcgtgattcttattatcgtgattctggttcagacatcttgtttgtatctgtgttggttaagtccctggcttttgtttcttcctgctcattcttttggggagaattccttattttgtcattttgaagggagaaaaggaattaatgaggtaaagaaattaaaattagaaaaaaattaaaataaaaaaaaattaaaattaaaaaattaaaaacaacacacacacatatacagaaaaatcaaataaatgatgttagatcctaggtgtgttttggtctgggtgttgaaaggggtttgatagattagagaaaaaaggggaaagaaaaaaaaggaaattgtttgaaaacttgaaaaaatgaatacactgaaatagaataaaatgaaatgatggaagtaaaatagaatttgaaaaacatttacacaaaaaaatatagtagaaaaaattaaacatttttaataagttgaaaataaaaataattttttctttttctgtattcaagtaaaagaaaagaaatgaaaaagagaaaaaaaagaaaaagaaagaaagaaaattgaatagatggaccaacgaacagactgaaatatgaatgaaatcacttcattttcccttagaagtcaaactatgaagcattttatagtctgtaaactaagctggcagagagacttgtggtccTGAAGAACGATGTTGGCCCAGTTgagcggggcttagtgtaatggctccgttctccactagatggcgctgcttagcttactggggtggatggttgtggcgcttgtaggtgtgttTGCGCATGTGCGGGAGCCGCGAGAATGGCGTCACCCAGCAACCCTCTCTACTATTGGAACGCTCTTCTCCCGGATCAGCCATGGCACACCCATCGTTTGTCTTTGGCTTCCATCCGCCTCCCGCTTTTACACAGTCTGTGACCAAGCTCCAGGCAGCACCTCCcacctgagttttatctcagatgcggctgtgtttcccgACCTCTTACTTCTGAGGGACCGCGGCTCTGACCTGCTCCGCcttctgcgggagggtctcagcGAGCAGTGGCCGGGTGCGGGCCGCGTTCAGGAACGTTCACAGACGTGCTGCTGCCGATGCGGAGACTGCGGCCCCGGGGCCAGCGCGTCCCAGAGAAAGTTCGCACCATCTTGTGGCAGGAGCGTTTCAGGGactatggcaaatcacaacacacatgtggcaccaggcttcacccccaatgacCCTGTTctagcaccagtgaatgtggttgttcttcCGGGTCCGCCGGGGTCTTGCCTTTGGGGGACcccacagcctctaccagatgtcctcccagcaggggaaccaacTCTCCCGTGTGGCCCAAAGAACCCCGGACTCCGCTCTGCTCCTGGGGACTCgtccttctcaccagagcacctccaggtatcgagctgcggcGTTTCAGACTCTGCgttccccctgtttatagtcttaatggaatttaaaccctctgctttctcccttgttagtttagtccctgcggctgtttcgacttttccactttctctccagctgctttggggggggggtgcttttcccgtattccgCACCCCCCCTTCCACTCTCCGCaggcaaaaacagctccctgccctccccccacggcttccctctcccccagttcacctctctgcgccgcgtacctgctgagttGTGCAGGTggctgtgttaatcctcagatcagttttctaggtgtgcaggatggtttcgTGTTGATCTGGctttatttcatggatgtgagacacaaaaaaaaaacgcTTCCATGCCGTTCCGCCATCTTTTGGTGGGATTTTAAGATGTCTCAGAGAATTGGGTGAGTGATGATGGTTTGTAATTCAAAGATGGATGGCTTATTATAAATACCAAAGACAGCGCTAGCCAAGAAAGCAGATTTGGGGTTTGGTTGTTGGGGTAGGGGATTTACAATAGCTTCCTTCCTAGTTTTTATAGGAAAAGCCACATTTCCAAAAcgtaggaggagggagaagatgaGAGGAGAATACAGGACTGGATAAGATTGCATGGTGTGGATGCTTGGAATGATCACAGGCTGTTCTGAAAACATGAACTTCCCCAGCAGCTTCCGTCACTAATGAAAACTTTGTGACATCTGCGATTGCACTTACCTTTTCATTTCCCTCCCTAACCATTGTTTCGGGTAGTCTGGTACTTCATTAGTAATGATTTTACTGACAGTTCCCTTAAACAGTCTCTGAATTCAGGTGGAGGAAGATGGATTTTTAACTAATCTTTGTTGGCATAAACATATATCATATCAGAGACTaactattctttccatttttcatttgttttctttggtgttATCTGACATTAGGTTGTCAGAGCAAATTAAAGCGGCAAGTAAGCAATAATTGCTTTGTGATATAAAAAGATGggtaaaaattgctttttaactAAGTTGATGCTCTATTTCCTacctctaaaatatttaaagcaagcGACTGTGTATTTAGCAGACAGGCTTACGGATATATTTATGGACCTGGCCCATCTTTTGAAAATGGGGATTTGTGCTGAATAATTCGGATTTGCGGACTTCACAGCTCAGCTTTCCTGGATCAGTGTGagcctcctcttcctttttcgtGATGCACATATGATCTTGCTGTTAATACTGTTCTTGTCCGCCCGCTGTACCCTTTCTTCCTACCCTTTCTTTACCAGCATCCTACGCTGCATCTGACCCCCTTTCCTTTAACTTCACTATTCAGAGCAGCctgatttctttctaaaaaccCAACTCGAGAGCAGAGGGACAGACTCCTTAAAACCTGAGGCCCCCaatgcacagacacacaaaaacaaaccattTGCCATTGcgattttcttaaatatttatttcagccAATTCCTTGGTGGATTCCAGGGGTTTTTAATCTGTGTTATAATTTAAGTGTTGGGAAAAATGAAGCAGAgttgtcctttttttccctcccaattAAGATGTGCAATAGTTAGAATTCTCGGTCCTTAGAACTCTTTCCGGTCCCATGAAGACTGGCCCATTGGTTACTGGCTGGGACCTGAAAATATTAGTCTGGTCTTGGTTTTTAGAACTTGTATAGGaaacatgaaaagacagaaaGTCCCCTCTTAAAAGAGAGGGAAATTCACCCAGGTTTGGCCAAGAGAGATGCTCAGGCTGTTAGCTGAGTAAGGTAAATTCTCTGGGTAACAGTTCCATTGGAAGATCACCCCTTACCAGCAGGTAAATGAAGTAAAACCAGGATTAGCCTAGTTAGGTTTTCTCAGTGTCTACTCTTATGAagctgaaggaggaagaaaaaagacaggTGACtgctttttagtgtttattctgcACATTCATGTGACAAATCTTAAAGCTTCAAATGCCAAGTGGCGAACTCAGGAAATGCCTTCTAGCTTGCTAGGCTTGTATGTGCTTACGCATGTGTGCGAGACTGTTTTAGACCAATTTCTTGGAGGGAGATCTGATTCAGTTACTAATTTAGGATCGTTTTGCTACACAGGAATCAATATCGCTAGGTCCTCGCAAATTTCTGGATTGATGAGGTAAACAAAGAATCCAAACTgattgagtgcctactctgtgttGTATGACAGGGTAGTGAAACTGCGGGACACAACCCAGGGCCCCAGGGACCTGTGGTCTCAGAGGAAACAGCCAAGACAATAGTCAGCATGGGGAGTCTGATGTAAGTGGGGTTACGAGTGGGGAACAGAGCGCGTCAGCAGGAACGTCCTGGAGGGGAGGCGAAGGGTGAAGGGGGGTGAAGTGGAGTGGGTCCAGGGGTAGTGGAGCTTGAGCTGAACCATGGAAGTGAGATGGACAAGAAATAGATAATCTAAGAGCGGGGCAGTGACAGTGATGAGTGACAGTCATGTGGAGGCCCTGGAGGGCTTTCTTGGGATGCAGCATTCCCATTACTCAGAATAATGAGGAAACGGCTTGTGGcataatatttttccttctcgGAGACCATTCTGTTtgaactaataaatatttaatccCAGGTAGCTGGATAATTTAGACTTTGATCTTAAAGAATTATCTGGATGTTTGGAAATCTTTTTTCACCTTTTATCTTTAGGTAGTATTGTGAACAGCTGACCTTAAAACTCTTTGGCTACAGTTGAGAGCGTCACACTGGTTTTCTAATGGGCCCTGGTTGTGTCGTATTACTACAATGCCTAATATTAAATGGCCCATGGATTCCTTGTATAACTCTTATTAGGTGGGTCATTCTTCTAAAATAGTATGGAATttactttatggtttttttataaattttttattaagttttatttatttgttttgagagagacagagacagcatgagtgggggaggggcagagagagggaaagatcatcccaagcaggctccacactgcctgcTCAGGGACTGACGTGTGGCTCGAGCTcttgaaactgtgagatcatgacctgagttgaaaccaagagtctgatgcttaaccgactgagtcacccagacatccCTACTTTATGggttttttatttagaatttttggcCTATAGCTGTGAGATTGGTCTATAGggttttttcaaaatcttttctgggttttcctctctctcctggttTTGATTTCAGGATTAGGCCAGTTTTATAAATGATCTCGCTCAGCTTTCTGTATTTGCTATGCTCTGCAgtgatttatatgtattataaaaacaACTATTCCTTATGTAaaagagaatctaaaaaaatggTTATGATCAATAGCCCCTTGGAGGTAAATTCTGGGtaacttttctaatttttccatagTTTTCCTCAAGTGAGattttctggcttttgtttttaagaatgtgccatttctcaaatattttcaaagttattGGCATAGTGCGAtgcaaaatattgttttatattttaaaatctttgtacACATTTGTACTTTTTCACATACataggtatatttttattttctgatttgattttctcGATTTGAGTGATTAGAATTGTGTATTTGGTGTATAAGTTTTCCAAAGAATTAGCTCCAGGATTTATCTATTAATTctataacttgtttttttttttaatgtttatttttttttttgagacagagagcatgtgtgcaagtgggagaggggcagagagggagagagggagagagagaatctcaagcaggttccacactgtcagcgcagagcccaatgcaaggctcgaattcacaaactcttaggatcatgacctgagctgaaatcaagtcagatgcttaatcaattgagccacccaggcgcccctctacagcTTGTTTaataacactaattaaaaaatattttccacccCCAATAGATTTTCTCGCTTCTTGCATTAAGGGCTTagttcatttattattcttttttaatattaagagaACTTAAGTGTGAACTTTCCTGTGAGAACTATTAGATACTTCAAAAGTTttgttagttttaaaatattatttattttaaaagtccacTTGTTggtgtgtttaaatatttttattcaaggactattgaaaagaatgcatattagTTTCTATGCcgtgtttttgtttaaataccattactcatttctaattatttttgcttcatattATGATGCTATggtatttagcaaatatttaggattgttatgtatTCATTTTGGGTTCTATCTTTATTGATATAAAATAACAGTCTTTGTCCTGTTTAATATTCTACCTTGAACTCAGTTTCATCAGAAATTAATGATCatactttcctattttttaaaatctattaaaaaaatctgtgtaatAAATCTTTGCATAACTTTTTCTGGTCATTTTATTTCAACCTATCCCTTGAAAGCAGAgtgtgtttgattttaaaaaatccaatctgattatcttttaatgttttcatttgttcctgCCATGACATGCTGTTTTTTGGGGAaagtctttttcctctttccaaaagttttctgttcttttttggagtatttattttttacttttgcacTTATGATTTTGAATAAATGTagtctagttttaattttctagtggctttctaagtgaaaaaaaaatttcaaaaagtggATTTCTATAATCAAAATCAAGgatgaaacaattttttaaactctttataTAAAGTAAGGCATTTAATGCAATTTTACTTCCCCTTCCCATTCCTGAGATTGAAAAATATAACCTGTGTTTTTACAGTCAGATGAttgatattaaattttttttttactattctatatttttaagagGTATTTCACATTTGTATTTAGTTTGGTTCACGTTTTTATAATCTTCAGCTCATCCTTTATGAATTTCACTGTTCACTGCAAGTCATTTTAgatcacagttttattttttttagtcatCTCTTGATCATTGGTGTATGTCTCTTTATGATCTTTCATGTGTtttaaaggcaaaactatagtt encodes the following:
- the LOC109491637 gene encoding uncharacterized protein LOC109491637 isoform X3 encodes the protein MALLSLLGWMVVALVGVFAHVREPREWRHPATLSTIGTLFSRISHGTPIVCLWLPSASRFYTVCDQAPGSTSHLSFISDAAVFPDLLLLRDRGSDLLRLLREGLSEQWPGAGRVQERSQTCCCRCGDCGPGASASQRKFAPSCGRSVSGTMANHNTHVAPGFTPNDPVLAPVNVVVLPGPPGSCLWGTPQPLPDVLPAGEPTLPCGPKNPGLRSAPGDSSFSPEHLQEPSEF
- the LOC109491637 gene encoding uncharacterized protein LOC109491637 isoform X1, coding for MALLSLLGWMVVALVGVFAHVREPREWRHPATLSTIGTLFSRISHGTPIVCLWLPSASRFYTVCDQAPGSTSHLSFISDAAVFPDLLLLRDRGSDLLRLLREGLSEQWPGAGRVQERSQTCCCRCGDCGPGASASQRKFAPSCGRSVSGTMANHNTHVAPGFTPNDPVLAPVNVVVLPGPPGSCLWGTPQPLPDVLPAGEPTLPCGPKNPGLRSAPGDSSFSPEHLQEEHMCPGEMTRTQPLHKPASLRPWSPLYSTVCPFLFLHHQDNEPSVPVHGHPILMGGIMESV
- the LOC109491637 gene encoding uncharacterized protein LOC109491637 isoform X2, which translates into the protein MALLSLLGWMVVALVGVFAHVREPREWRHPATLSTIGTLFSRISHGTPIVCLWLPSASRFYTVCDQAPGSTSHLSFISDAAVFPDLLLLRDRGSDLLRLLREGLSEQWPGAGRVQERSQTCCCRCGDCGPGASASQRKFAPSCGRSVSGTMANHNTHVAPGFTPNDPVLAPVNVVVLPGPPGSCLWGTPQPLPDVLPAGEPTLPCGPKNPGLRSAPGDSSFSPEHLQTVWGVRSISTVAELLHTKDLPRKSVQ